In Fimbriiglobus ruber, a genomic segment contains:
- a CDS encoding IS5 family transposase: MDAPVRKPYLTDLTDVQWETIEPLLPAARFGGRPRSVDLREVMNAILYVNRTGCQWSLLPHDFPAKSTVYEYFAQWRDDGTWQHLLDVLREGYREVHAPSHEPTPSAASIDSQSVKGTEHAGGNGYDAGKKIQGRKRSIVVDTLGLLMTVAVTAGHVDDAAAAPSVLESLDREAYPRLKVVWADGKYHNHALNGWKDGHPELRWELVIVRRPDGAKGFVLLPKRWVVERTFGWLGRARRLSRDYERNTSSSESMVKVRSIQLILNRMDPKKCYPPFKYRVASK; the protein is encoded by the coding sequence ATGGACGCGCCCGTTCGTAAACCGTATCTGACGGATTTGACCGATGTCCAATGGGAGACCATCGAGCCCCTTCTGCCCGCCGCCCGGTTCGGAGGGCGGCCCCGGTCGGTCGACCTCCGGGAGGTGATGAACGCGATCCTGTACGTGAACCGGACCGGGTGCCAGTGGTCCCTGCTCCCGCACGATTTCCCGGCCAAGAGTACGGTGTACGAATACTTCGCCCAGTGGCGGGATGACGGCACCTGGCAACACCTCCTGGATGTCCTCCGGGAGGGGTATCGGGAGGTCCATGCTCCGAGTCACGAGCCGACCCCGAGCGCCGCGAGCATCGATAGTCAGTCGGTCAAGGGGACCGAGCATGCGGGTGGGAACGGGTATGACGCGGGCAAGAAAATCCAGGGCCGGAAGCGGTCGATCGTGGTCGACACGCTCGGGTTGTTGATGACCGTGGCGGTCACCGCCGGGCACGTCGACGATGCGGCCGCGGCCCCGTCCGTGCTCGAATCGTTGGACCGTGAGGCGTACCCGCGGTTGAAGGTCGTATGGGCCGACGGGAAGTACCACAACCATGCCCTGAACGGGTGGAAGGACGGTCATCCGGAACTCAGATGGGAACTCGTCATCGTCCGCCGGCCGGACGGGGCGAAGGGGTTCGTCCTGTTGCCCAAGCGGTGGGTGGTGGAGCGGACCTTCGGGTGGCTCGGTCGCGCCCGCAGGCTAAGTCGGGACTACGAACGAAATACTAGTTCTAGTGAATCTATGGTTAAAGTGCGGTCGATTCAATTGATCCTCAATCGCATGGACCCCAAAAAGTGTTATCCCCCATTTAAATATAGAGTTGCATCAAAATAG
- a CDS encoding response regulator, which yields MRLFDPLLRLGGRLRLWQQFVLLGLFVVVVPITSTTLRFLSGGQQILTEHEIIDLSDESNLRVNEIREEFEYLTRDATREARALGQQLTGRPAGEERELTENALAGFAAAWSASIPQSGETPTSVRRVRRRYFDGALIHVLSVKIPHAPAGTGKGHGGQHHAAVSVVVGPDGRPVAAADPVAVRAIRDLAARTTRGGADAPTYISDLFLHLGETDSAPRCFVAVGWPYRWTEGHPTDLFAVVIDFTRYLENRARMAPRHHFIVTRPDGTILVHPVREYVERGAKIEEVTTWAFPDYAWTPSGESPDARQQRLARMLHDGGARLAGVPVPALQYEYRKGKFGDAIGAVLGQARVAEALREINQKLAAEAARDPGLRYGELSAFSTYAELSHPDRQRIEHVSDMIGAWWDASRHGGGTSVEWTNPLACKTMQGQLNYLRLDQNDQDEPPRLIVSAALEELHDDIDTQFARIVWTWVVPTVVIAAAFTLILVWALTHSLQNLAATAQTLSDPAAQVKVTAGGSVEVVQLAMSLGDMAGRLRGMNEDLDARVKMRTAELAEANTKLEVALGRAEAAGRAKDTFVANMSHELRQPLHIIIGFTEALREEAADAGRTDLVPDLNKILAAAKHLLDLINDILDMAKITSGRMELSVARFDLPRLVEDVRGLTVPLAGKNANGFEVDTPADLGTMTSDERRVRQILINLLSNAFKFTNQGRVTLRVRRVTELGRDWIEFTVTDSGKGMTDEQIARLFQRFYQADPSTTRGQGGTGLGLAISQSFNELLGGRPIEVTSTPDRGSSFIVRLPAELPPTAGPRGTATTLAIAAAPAPPSASPEVRGSDGTILVIDDDPVVQELMARFLGKEGFRVAAAATGADGLRFARELRPDAITLDVLMSGTDDGWTVLSRLKADPATSDIPIVMLTILDDRGRGFALGAADYLTKPIDWSRLGAIMRRYQPAPRGTPVLIVDDDPKCREMVTRFLTREGWRVTEAEDGAAGIRVATADPPALILLDLMMPRMDGFEFLDEFAHRFPDARTPVVILTAKDLTAADFDRLNGRVIRILEKGDLTRLDAIVELVRRRARPLAQAPDLEPATEGTAHADATGRG from the coding sequence ATGCGACTGTTTGACCCCTTGCTCCGGCTCGGCGGCCGGCTCCGGCTGTGGCAGCAGTTCGTGCTGCTCGGGTTGTTCGTCGTCGTCGTGCCGATCACCTCGACCACGCTCCGGTTCCTGTCCGGCGGCCAGCAGATCCTGACCGAACACGAAATCATCGACCTGAGCGACGAGAGCAACCTCCGCGTCAACGAGATCCGCGAGGAGTTCGAGTACCTGACCCGGGACGCGACCCGCGAGGCTCGCGCCCTCGGGCAGCAACTCACCGGCCGGCCCGCCGGCGAGGAACGCGAACTCACGGAGAACGCACTGGCCGGGTTCGCCGCGGCGTGGTCGGCCTCGATCCCCCAGTCGGGCGAGACGCCGACCAGCGTGCGCCGGGTCCGCCGGCGGTACTTCGACGGAGCGCTCATTCATGTGCTGTCGGTGAAAATTCCTCACGCCCCCGCCGGCACCGGCAAAGGGCACGGTGGGCAGCACCACGCCGCCGTTTCCGTCGTCGTCGGTCCGGACGGCCGCCCGGTCGCGGCCGCCGACCCGGTCGCCGTCCGCGCGATCCGCGACCTGGCTGCCCGCACCACCCGCGGGGGAGCGGACGCGCCGACGTACATCTCCGACTTGTTCCTTCACCTGGGCGAAACCGACAGCGCGCCCCGGTGCTTCGTCGCCGTCGGGTGGCCGTATCGGTGGACCGAGGGGCACCCCACGGACCTGTTCGCGGTCGTCATCGACTTCACCCGGTATCTCGAAAATCGCGCGCGGATGGCGCCCCGGCACCACTTCATCGTCACCCGCCCGGACGGGACGATCCTCGTCCACCCCGTTCGCGAGTACGTCGAGCGGGGGGCCAAGATCGAGGAGGTGACGACGTGGGCCTTCCCCGACTATGCGTGGACGCCTTCGGGCGAGAGCCCGGACGCCCGGCAGCAACGGCTCGCCCGGATGCTCCATGACGGCGGCGCCCGGCTCGCGGGCGTTCCCGTCCCGGCGCTTCAGTACGAATACCGTAAGGGGAAATTCGGCGACGCGATCGGCGCCGTCCTCGGCCAAGCCCGCGTGGCTGAAGCCCTCCGCGAGATCAACCAGAAACTGGCCGCCGAGGCCGCCCGCGACCCGGGCTTGCGGTACGGCGAATTGAGCGCATTTTCCACTTACGCCGAACTGTCCCACCCCGACCGCCAGCGGATCGAGCACGTGTCCGACATGATCGGGGCCTGGTGGGATGCGTCCCGCCACGGCGGTGGGACATCGGTCGAGTGGACCAACCCGCTTGCTTGCAAGACCATGCAGGGCCAGCTCAATTACTTGCGCCTGGACCAGAATGACCAGGACGAGCCGCCGCGGCTGATCGTCTCCGCGGCGCTCGAAGAACTCCACGACGACATCGACACGCAGTTCGCCCGAATCGTCTGGACGTGGGTGGTCCCGACCGTCGTGATCGCGGCGGCGTTCACCCTGATCCTCGTCTGGGCTCTCACGCACAGTCTGCAAAACCTGGCCGCCACGGCCCAGACGCTGTCCGACCCCGCCGCCCAGGTTAAGGTGACGGCGGGCGGGTCGGTCGAGGTGGTTCAGCTCGCCATGTCCCTAGGGGACATGGCCGGCCGCCTGCGGGGGATGAACGAAGACCTGGACGCGCGGGTCAAGATGCGGACCGCCGAACTCGCCGAGGCGAACACCAAGCTCGAAGTCGCGCTCGGGCGGGCCGAGGCCGCCGGCCGCGCGAAAGACACGTTCGTGGCTAACATGAGCCACGAACTCCGCCAACCGCTCCACATCATCATTGGCTTCACGGAGGCGCTGCGGGAAGAGGCGGCGGACGCCGGTCGGACCGACCTCGTTCCGGACCTGAACAAGATCCTGGCCGCCGCCAAGCACCTGCTCGACCTCATCAACGACATCCTCGACATGGCGAAAATCACGTCCGGGCGGATGGAATTGAGCGTCGCCCGATTCGACCTCCCGCGGCTCGTCGAGGACGTCCGCGGGCTGACCGTCCCGCTCGCGGGTAAGAACGCGAACGGCTTCGAGGTGGACACCCCCGCCGACCTGGGCACGATGACGTCGGACGAGCGGCGCGTGCGGCAGATCCTGATTAACCTGCTATCGAACGCGTTCAAGTTTACCAATCAGGGCCGCGTCACCCTCCGCGTCCGCCGGGTGACCGAACTGGGCCGGGACTGGATCGAGTTCACCGTCACGGACTCGGGCAAGGGGATGACGGACGAGCAAATCGCCCGGCTGTTCCAGCGGTTTTACCAGGCCGACCCGTCGACCACCCGCGGGCAGGGCGGGACGGGGCTCGGACTGGCGATCAGCCAGAGCTTCAACGAACTGCTCGGCGGGCGGCCGATCGAGGTGACGAGTACGCCGGACCGCGGGTCGTCCTTCATCGTCCGCCTGCCGGCCGAATTGCCGCCGACGGCCGGTCCCCGCGGCACGGCTACGACTCTGGCGATTGCCGCGGCACCCGCGCCCCCGTCCGCTTCGCCGGAGGTGCGCGGGTCGGACGGCACGATCCTGGTGATCGACGACGACCCGGTCGTGCAAGAGCTCATGGCCCGCTTTCTGGGCAAGGAAGGGTTCCGGGTCGCGGCTGCGGCGACCGGGGCGGACGGCCTGCGGTTCGCCCGGGAACTCCGCCCGGACGCCATCACGCTCGACGTACTCATGTCCGGGACCGACGACGGGTGGACGGTCCTGTCCCGCCTGAAGGCCGACCCCGCGACGTCCGACATCCCGATCGTGATGCTCACGATTCTGGACGACCGCGGCCGCGGGTTCGCGCTCGGGGCGGCCGACTACCTGACCAAGCCGATCGACTGGTCGCGGCTCGGGGCGATCATGCGGCGGTACCAGCCTGCGCCCCGCGGCACGCCGGTCTTGATCGTGGACGACGACCCCAAGTGCCGGGAAATGGTCACCCGCTTTCTGACCCGGGAGGGGTGGCGGGTGACCGAGGCGGAGGACGGGGCGGCCGGCATCCGGGTCGCGACGGCCGACCCGCCGGCGCTGATTTTGCTGGACCTGATGATGCCGCGAATGGACGGGTTCGAGTTCCTCGACGAGTTCGCCCACCGCTTCCCGGACGCGCGGACGCCCGTGGTCATCCTAACGGCCAAAGACCTCACCGCGGCCGACTTCGACCGGCTCAACGGCCGGGTCATTCGCATTCTGGAAAAGGGCGATCTGACGCGACTCGACGCGATCGTGGAATTGGTTCGCCGGCGGGCGCGGCCGTTAGCTCAGGCGCCCGACCTCGAGCCCGCTACGGAGGGGACGGCTCATGCCGACGCTACTGGTCGTGGATGA
- a CDS encoding NPCBM/NEW2 domain-containing protein yields MIFSLRLAVWFFLLVCCTLESVAQDAVKKQPVPDAESQTRAATEIKSVFKNEYAKKKAPDRHALATKLFEAAKSTKDDTVVRFVLFSEANDLASKSGDVSLAVQIVDEIAKVYEVRRSAMKAAALEVAAGVPVPLAGVANGGEVSLELVEEAIADDDLEAAGRFVKLAEAAARKSKNAYLLARSQARGKDLTALRKEFEKVKTAAAKLEKDPNDGMANAEYGKFVCLLIGDWNKGLPLLTMGSDAKLKKLAELEGRKPTEAADQLELGEGWIELANTQAEPYKSPMLMRSYHWFLLARPKLTALNKAKVENWMAQAPRRRLIEMEEFDVKPGPWGLGKGVLHSDIPIIVNEKRSLFSLSTHPNDSSAFVVKYRLSKAAKSFKGSVGLNDTCLPGGAGSPVTFKVYGDGKPLWASAPMKAGRELQPFLIGVAGIDVLELRAESSGYAAGAHAIWWEPQVNR; encoded by the coding sequence ATGATCTTTTCGCTCCGACTCGCTGTGTGGTTTTTTCTCCTCGTCTGCTGCACCCTCGAATCGGTCGCCCAGGACGCCGTCAAGAAGCAACCCGTCCCGGACGCCGAATCGCAGACCCGGGCGGCGACCGAAATCAAAAGCGTCTTCAAAAACGAGTATGCGAAGAAAAAGGCCCCGGATCGGCACGCGCTTGCGACCAAGTTGTTTGAGGCCGCAAAGAGTACGAAAGACGATACTGTCGTTCGATTCGTCCTTTTCTCCGAAGCTAACGATCTGGCTTCCAAATCGGGAGACGTCTCCCTGGCCGTCCAGATTGTGGATGAAATTGCCAAAGTCTATGAAGTTCGTCGGTCGGCCATGAAAGCGGCGGCACTTGAAGTTGCCGCCGGTGTGCCGGTGCCTTTAGCGGGTGTCGCAAACGGCGGCGAAGTTTCCCTGGAATTGGTCGAAGAAGCGATCGCGGACGACGATTTGGAAGCCGCGGGTCGCTTTGTCAAATTGGCCGAAGCGGCTGCCAGGAAATCCAAAAATGCCTACCTCCTTGCACGATCGCAGGCGCGGGGCAAAGACTTGACGGCGCTACGCAAGGAATTCGAGAAGGTCAAAACGGCTGCCGCAAAACTGGAGAAAGATCCCAACGACGGCATGGCAAACGCAGAGTACGGGAAATTTGTATGCTTGCTGATCGGGGATTGGAACAAGGGACTCCCGTTGCTCACCATGGGGAGTGACGCGAAATTGAAAAAATTAGCGGAACTGGAGGGTCGAAAGCCGACGGAGGCGGCCGATCAACTCGAACTCGGGGAGGGGTGGATCGAATTGGCGAACACGCAAGCGGAACCTTACAAAAGCCCCATGCTGATGCGGTCCTATCATTGGTTCCTGTTAGCCCGGCCGAAACTGACCGCGCTAAATAAAGCCAAGGTGGAAAACTGGATGGCCCAGGCGCCCCGCCGCCGTTTGATTGAGATGGAGGAGTTCGATGTCAAACCCGGGCCGTGGGGGCTCGGGAAAGGGGTGCTACACAGTGATATACCGATCATAGTCAATGAAAAACGATCCCTTTTTAGCCTGTCGACGCACCCGAACGATAGCAGTGCCTTCGTCGTCAAATACCGTCTGAGTAAGGCGGCAAAATCATTTAAAGGAAGTGTCGGCCTAAACGACACGTGCCTTCCCGGTGGCGCCGGATCACCGGTCACGTTCAAAGTTTATGGAGACGGCAAACCACTGTGGGCTTCGGCTCCCATGAAGGCGGGACGTGAACTCCAACCGTTTTTGATCGGCGTCGCCGGAATTGACGTACTGGAACTTCGCGCCGAGAGTTCGGGGTATGCCGCAGGCGCCCACGCGATTTGGTGGGAGCCTCAAGTGAATCGCTGA
- a CDS encoding ParA family protein, producing the protein MKEGWEFLRDKRREMFSRWLKANYDFILVDCPPAIAWQVRFFLLVADGYIVPTIPDRLSVRGARYLCRRLHNIKVKTRPLGLLWSMKREIQTHSEFVETIRTGRERMKFELPDDLNLPAPFNTVIPHAVAITRGQTGTEPYVSFRDKYETGPAKLFADLCQEIIFRIKREKSPASREAAFAKS; encoded by the coding sequence ATGAAGGAGGGGTGGGAATTCCTCCGGGACAAGCGGCGAGAGATGTTCAGCCGCTGGCTGAAAGCAAATTACGACTTTATTTTGGTCGACTGCCCACCGGCTATCGCTTGGCAGGTGCGATTCTTTCTCTTGGTGGCCGACGGGTACATCGTGCCGACAATTCCCGACCGTTTATCAGTTCGTGGGGCCAGATACCTCTGCCGGCGATTACACAACATTAAAGTCAAAACCCGTCCACTTGGGTTGCTGTGGTCGATGAAGCGAGAGATCCAAACTCATTCCGAGTTCGTCGAGACCATTCGCACGGGCCGAGAGCGGATGAAATTCGAGCTCCCGGACGATTTGAACCTGCCAGCCCCGTTCAACACCGTAATCCCTCACGCGGTTGCAATCACCCGCGGCCAGACTGGTACCGAGCCGTATGTGTCGTTTCGCGACAAGTACGAGACCGGCCCGGCTAAATTGTTTGCGGATCTATGCCAAGAGATCATCTTTCGCATCAAGCGGGAAAAAAGCCCCGCGAGCCGTGAAGCAGCTTTCGCAAAAAGTTAA
- a CDS encoding response regulator yields the protein MPTLLVVDDERENIELLARRLGRRGFTVIAAASAEEALAKAVADHPDAILMDVKMPDVDGYEATRRLKALPATRHIPVVTLTAHAMQEDCNQALAAGADEYETKPVDLDRLVTKLRTLLAKTASATDEHG from the coding sequence ATGCCGACGCTACTGGTCGTGGATGACGAACGGGAGAACATCGAGTTGCTCGCCCGGCGGCTCGGTCGGCGGGGCTTCACGGTCATCGCCGCCGCGTCCGCTGAGGAAGCGCTCGCGAAGGCGGTCGCCGACCACCCCGACGCGATCCTGATGGACGTAAAAATGCCCGACGTGGACGGCTACGAGGCCACGCGCCGGCTCAAAGCCCTCCCCGCGACGCGGCACATCCCGGTCGTCACGCTGACCGCCCACGCGATGCAGGAAGACTGCAACCAGGCTCTCGCCGCCGGGGCCGACGAGTACGAGACCAAACCGGTCGACCTCGACCGACTCGTGACAAAACTCCGCACTTTACTTGCAAAGACAGCATCAGCCACGGATGAACACGGATAA
- a CDS encoding ParA family protein produces MADRLIQLLQKLEGISALPFNLAGVRAQADPTTGWYVVLLSSDLGREQRKNLDALMESYPDRVLPVLARDCSPEAVHPRFAFLDSYDLRDATDQALNDLRRMWQRQGIGRDRAGCSITLFLSLKGGVAKTTSTVAVAEYLAEQGNRVLVIDTDHQCGASALLLGEDQLELLEDGRKTLSDLFSEALNLDFDPNRIARFAAPSRSIRGLGGRLRACLGSTILMQLYI; encoded by the coding sequence TTGGCCGACCGCCTGATCCAACTTCTCCAGAAACTGGAAGGGATCAGTGCCTTACCCTTCAACTTGGCAGGAGTTCGAGCGCAAGCTGATCCCACAACGGGTTGGTATGTCGTGTTGCTCTCCTCGGACCTCGGACGGGAGCAGCGGAAGAACCTTGACGCGTTGATGGAATCATACCCGGACCGGGTGTTGCCGGTTCTGGCGCGCGATTGTTCACCGGAGGCTGTTCACCCTCGATTCGCGTTCCTCGACTCCTACGACCTACGGGACGCGACTGACCAAGCACTTAACGACTTGCGACGTATGTGGCAACGACAGGGTATCGGTCGAGACCGTGCGGGATGTTCCATCACTCTCTTTTTGAGCTTGAAAGGTGGGGTAGCAAAAACGACGAGTACGGTGGCCGTTGCCGAATATCTGGCCGAGCAGGGCAACCGGGTATTAGTGATCGATACGGACCATCAATGTGGGGCATCCGCACTACTTCTTGGTGAAGACCAGTTAGAGCTTCTGGAAGACGGCAGAAAGACGCTATCCGATCTGTTTTCGGAAGCGCTGAATCTGGACTTCGATCCAAACCGGATCGCGCGGTTTGCCGCTCCCAGCCGAAGCATCCGCGGCCTTGGTGGAAGGCTCAGAGCCTGTCTGGGAAGTACTATTTTGATGCAACTCTATATTTAA
- a CDS encoding S1C family serine protease, producing MADETSATAQPDSHKHIESKTKTIELNPNPLASGKSGKISPWLIAIASFVGVFGVAYGVLLVRSKTGTEIDPPSAPTTADLGRQLLQGVGTTPDRVAQQGDGKQFPSPFAADKLFALSSPSVVQILIQNRHNHTIGTGSGFLISSTGLIATNYHVVENAHTAQVVFADKTKLPVLGVAAFEPETDIAIVKVSGQNGAQPLELAANELPVIGGKVYAIGNPLGFANTLSDGLISGHREINKVTVIQTSAPISPGSSGGPLIGCDGKVVGVTSGGIKGGQNLNYAIPVSNVTRLLSMSSRDSRLKYFPLVNAPDDTAPERRDLSPAQSNGVEFTKDNPSTLISATSADFKVSGIKLGLSHDEVWEILRNSNSMVGVKDTSNPSRIYVRRRLPNDEMGQTILYLIWQPGEHSLSKITIFQEFKSALSVNIKRLLTFEAVDDSAPFRRAFIGYPDRSKTTLSVPEIDLKHVTYFYDEIGMEITHKHSSNGDQIAFAIVRSKR from the coding sequence ATGGCTGATGAAACATCCGCGACAGCGCAACCGGATTCACATAAACATATCGAATCGAAGACCAAGACCATAGAGCTTAATCCGAATCCGTTAGCGAGCGGTAAATCAGGCAAGATTTCTCCGTGGCTGATCGCCATCGCGAGTTTCGTAGGAGTGTTTGGTGTGGCCTATGGGGTGCTTCTCGTTAGAAGTAAGACAGGTACGGAGATTGATCCGCCTTCCGCACCGACAACCGCTGATTTGGGACGGCAACTCTTACAAGGTGTAGGTACTACGCCGGATCGTGTTGCCCAACAGGGTGATGGGAAACAATTCCCTTCACCGTTTGCAGCCGACAAGCTTTTCGCTCTTAGTTCGCCGTCCGTTGTGCAAATCCTTATACAAAACCGTCACAATCATACGATCGGCACCGGGTCAGGTTTCCTTATTAGCTCGACGGGTCTAATCGCGACAAACTATCACGTGGTAGAAAACGCCCATACCGCGCAGGTAGTGTTTGCAGACAAAACGAAACTCCCTGTTCTCGGAGTGGCAGCTTTTGAACCAGAGACAGACATCGCGATCGTCAAGGTTTCAGGGCAGAACGGCGCTCAACCACTGGAACTTGCGGCTAACGAACTCCCAGTGATCGGGGGGAAAGTTTACGCCATTGGGAACCCTCTGGGATTCGCCAATACTTTGAGTGACGGTCTGATAAGTGGACATCGTGAGATCAACAAGGTTACGGTAATCCAGACTTCGGCACCAATTAGTCCTGGGTCAAGTGGTGGCCCATTGATCGGGTGTGATGGAAAAGTTGTTGGAGTTACAAGCGGAGGAATCAAGGGTGGACAAAACCTTAATTATGCGATTCCCGTTTCTAACGTCACAAGGCTCCTTAGTATGTCATCAAGGGATTCCAGGCTGAAATACTTTCCGCTAGTTAATGCACCAGATGACACTGCCCCAGAAAGACGAGATTTGTCGCCCGCTCAGTCAAATGGGGTTGAGTTTACCAAAGATAATCCCTCAACCCTTATATCTGCAACTTCTGCAGATTTTAAAGTTAGTGGCATCAAATTGGGACTATCTCACGACGAAGTATGGGAAATTCTTCGTAATTCAAATTCGATGGTAGGTGTCAAAGATACTTCAAACCCGTCGCGAATTTATGTGCGCCGTCGGTTACCGAATGACGAGATGGGACAAACAATTTTGTATCTTATTTGGCAGCCGGGTGAACATAGCCTGTCTAAAATTACAATTTTTCAAGAATTCAAGAGTGCGCTATCTGTAAACATTAAGAGACTTCTTACATTTGAAGCCGTAGATGATTCGGCCCCGTTTAGAAGAGCATTTATCGGCTATCCAGACAGATCCAAGACAACATTAAGTGTTCCGGAAATTGACTTGAAGCATGTGACATATTTTTACGACGAAATCGGAATGGAAATCACTCATAAACATAGCTCGAATGGTGATCAAATTGCCTTTGCGATTGTTCGATCCAAGCGATAG
- a CDS encoding type I phosphomannose isomerase catalytic subunit translates to MTAPNYPLSFEPIFKNMLWGGRRLPGFLNRPAPSADPVGEAWVLSDVDGSLSTIANGPLAGRTLRDVAAAHPRELYGENVPRGGRFPLLLKFIDAAQELSVQVHPDDERAARLEHPDKRGKTEAWVILDADPATSKVYAGFRPGVTPADFRAAMTSKTTQHTLHSYTPTPGDCLFLRAGVVHAVGANILLFEVQQTSDITYRLYDWDRVDAKTKKPRDLHIDKGLECSDFAAGPCHPVAPAWSGRRERLVDCEHFTLHRVTDGSLFPVGAAGACRAVVGTAGRGELVWSGGRVPIETGSVLLLPAAVGVCTIEPSGTMTVLECSHG, encoded by the coding sequence ATGACCGCCCCGAATTACCCGCTGTCGTTCGAGCCGATTTTCAAGAACATGCTGTGGGGCGGCCGGCGGCTCCCCGGGTTTCTCAACCGCCCGGCCCCGTCCGCCGACCCGGTTGGTGAGGCGTGGGTGTTGAGCGACGTAGACGGCAGCCTGAGTACGATCGCGAACGGCCCGCTCGCCGGCCGCACGCTCCGCGACGTGGCAGCTGCCCACCCGCGCGAACTTTACGGCGAGAACGTCCCCCGCGGCGGCCGGTTCCCGCTGTTGCTCAAGTTCATCGACGCGGCCCAGGAACTTTCGGTCCAGGTCCACCCGGACGACGAACGGGCGGCCCGGCTTGAACACCCGGACAAGCGCGGCAAGACCGAAGCCTGGGTGATCCTCGACGCCGACCCGGCCACGAGCAAGGTCTACGCGGGCTTCCGGCCCGGCGTGACACCCGCCGACTTCCGCGCAGCGATGACCAGCAAAACGACCCAGCACACCCTCCACAGCTACACGCCGACGCCGGGTGACTGCCTGTTCCTGCGGGCGGGCGTGGTCCACGCGGTCGGCGCGAACATCCTCCTCTTCGAAGTACAACAAACCAGCGACATCACCTACCGGTTGTACGACTGGGACCGCGTCGACGCGAAGACGAAGAAGCCCCGCGATCTGCACATCGATAAGGGGCTGGAATGCTCCGACTTCGCCGCCGGCCCGTGCCACCCGGTCGCGCCGGCGTGGTCCGGCCGCCGGGAACGACTCGTCGACTGCGAACACTTCACCCTCCACCGCGTAACCGACGGCAGCCTGTTCCCGGTCGGGGCGGCAGGCGCGTGTCGAGCCGTCGTCGGCACCGCCGGGCGCGGGGAACTCGTGTGGTCAGGCGGTCGGGTGCCGATCGAAACGGGAAGCGTGCTGCTGCTGCCTGCCGCGGTCGGCGTCTGCACCATTGAGCCGAGCGGGACGATGACGGTGTTAGAATGTAGCCACGGATAA